From one Verrucomicrobiia bacterium genomic stretch:
- the thiC gene encoding phosphomethylpyrimidine synthase ThiC produces MIAPKDSIEPHSSEQLPKSKRVYVAGQLHADVRVPMREIEVGDTKSYTGAVTKNAPVRVYDCSGPWGDPAFTGRSDEGLPALRRDWIMKRGDVAEYEGREVKPMDNGYLSGKHAEFASKAERNRLVEFPGLLGNRRQPLKAKSHPVTQLWYAQQGIITPEMEYIAIRENMGRAKMADLAKDNIRNDLNKQHAGSTQLPNSEYSPSVFRRFPQRIPNEITAEFVRSEVAAGRAIIPANVNHPELEPMIIGRNFLVKINANIGNSAVASSIEEEVEKMRWATKWGADTVMDLSTGKNIHATREWILRNSPVPIGTVPIYQALEKVGGKAEDLTWEIYRDTLIEQAEQGVDYFTVHAGVLLRFIPLTANRMTGIVSRGGSIMAKWCLAHHKESFLYTHWDEICDIMAAYDVSFSIGDGLRPGSIADANDEAQFGELQVQGELTKRAWAKGVQVMNEGPGHVPMHMIEENMAKQLEWCHEAPFYTLGPLTTDIAPGYDHITSGIGAAMIGWYGCAMLCYVTPKEHLGLPNKKDVKDGVIAYKIAAHAADIAKGHPGAQYRDNALSKARFEFRWEDQFNLGLDPVTAREFHDETLPQEGAKTAHFCSMCGPHFCSMKITEDVRKYAAEQGIAEEEALKKGMEEKSKEFVEKGAEVYSKA; encoded by the coding sequence ATGATCGCACCGAAAGACTCCATCGAACCGCACAGCAGCGAGCAGTTGCCCAAGTCCAAGCGCGTCTATGTGGCGGGCCAGCTCCATGCGGATGTCCGCGTGCCCATGCGCGAGATCGAGGTCGGCGATACGAAGTCCTACACCGGTGCTGTCACGAAGAATGCGCCCGTGCGCGTCTATGATTGCTCCGGTCCGTGGGGCGATCCCGCCTTCACCGGCCGCTCGGATGAAGGTCTGCCCGCCTTGCGCCGTGACTGGATCATGAAGCGCGGTGACGTGGCCGAATACGAAGGCCGCGAGGTGAAGCCCATGGACAATGGCTACCTCTCCGGCAAGCACGCGGAATTCGCCAGCAAGGCGGAACGCAACCGCCTCGTGGAATTTCCCGGATTGCTGGGCAATCGCCGTCAGCCTTTGAAGGCGAAGAGCCATCCCGTCACGCAGCTCTGGTATGCGCAGCAGGGCATCATCACGCCGGAGATGGAATACATCGCCATCCGCGAGAACATGGGCCGGGCGAAGATGGCGGACCTCGCGAAGGACAATATTCGTAACGACCTGAACAAGCAGCACGCTGGTTCCACGCAGTTGCCGAACAGCGAATATTCGCCCAGCGTTTTCCGCCGCTTCCCGCAACGTATCCCGAATGAGATCACCGCTGAATTCGTCCGCAGTGAAGTCGCTGCCGGACGCGCCATCATCCCGGCGAACGTGAATCACCCGGAGCTGGAGCCCATGATCATCGGGCGTAACTTCCTCGTGAAGATCAATGCGAACATCGGCAACAGTGCCGTCGCTTCGAGCATCGAGGAAGAAGTCGAGAAAATGCGCTGGGCCACCAAGTGGGGCGCGGACACCGTGATGGATCTCTCCACCGGCAAGAACATTCACGCCACGCGCGAATGGATCTTGCGCAATTCACCTGTGCCTATCGGCACTGTGCCAATTTATCAGGCGTTGGAGAAAGTCGGTGGCAAGGCTGAGGACCTTACGTGGGAGATTTATCGTGATACGTTGATAGAGCAGGCGGAGCAGGGTGTGGATTATTTCACCGTGCACGCCGGCGTGCTCCTGCGCTTCATCCCGCTCACGGCGAACCGCATGACGGGTATCGTCAGCCGCGGCGGCAGTATCATGGCCAAGTGGTGCCTCGCGCATCACAAGGAGAGCTTCCTCTACACCCATTGGGACGAGATATGCGACATCATGGCCGCGTATGACGTCAGTTTCAGCATCGGCGACGGCTTGCGGCCAGGCTCCATCGCGGATGCGAATGACGAGGCGCAGTTCGGCGAACTCCAGGTGCAGGGTGAACTCACCAAGCGCGCATGGGCAAAGGGTGTGCAAGTGATGAACGAAGGCCCCGGCCACGTGCCCATGCACATGATCGAGGAAAACATGGCCAAGCAACTCGAGTGGTGCCATGAAGCGCCGTTCTACACGCTGGGGCCACTCACGACGGATATCGCGCCCGGTTACGACCACATCACCAGCGGCATCGGTGCCGCTATGATCGGTTGGTACGGCTGCGCCATGCTGTGCTACGTCACGCCGAAGGAACACCTCGGCCTGCCGAACAAGAAGGACGTGAAAGACGGCGTGATCGCCTACAAGATCGCCGCCCACGCGGCGGACATCGCCAAGGGCCATCCCGGCGCGCAATATCGCGACAACGCCCTGAGCAAAGCCCGCTTCGAATTCCGCTGGGAAGACCAGTTCAACCTCGGCCTGGACCCCGTCACGGCGCGCGAATTCCACGACGAAACCCTCCCGCAAGAAGGCGCGAAAACCGCCCACTTCTGCTCCATGTGCGGCCCGCATTTCTGCTCCATGAAGATCACGGAAGACGTGCGGAAATACGCGGCAGAGCAGGGGATCGCTGAAGAAGAGGCGTTGAAGAAGGGGATGGAGGAGAAGAGTAAAGAATTTGTCGAAAAAGGTGCAGAAGTTTACTCAAAGGCCTAA
- a CDS encoding Fic family protein, which yields MSDFPPALQAYLDALTAKQQRLAGMQPLPPELVRSLEHKLRIELTHASNAIEGNTLTLRETQLLIDEGITPAGSKSLREIHEAINHNEAVKLLYTKAQQTEPVSERDILDLHAVVLKNIDDNWAGRYRNMRVFVTGSPLIPPNPQKVPTLMAEFIEWLAKEKAHPVKLAADAHYRLAKVHPFVDGNGRTARLLMNLILLKHQYPLSVIQSERRAEYITAMDEGDRGNFTPFYQVIFQAVERSLDLYLGTDE from the coding sequence ATGAGTGATTTTCCTCCAGCATTACAGGCGTATCTGGACGCGTTGACTGCCAAGCAGCAGCGACTGGCCGGGATGCAGCCATTGCCGCCGGAGTTGGTCCGCAGCCTGGAGCATAAACTGCGCATCGAGCTGACGCATGCCTCCAATGCGATCGAGGGAAATACTCTGACGCTGCGGGAAACGCAGTTGCTGATCGATGAAGGGATCACGCCAGCGGGAAGCAAATCGCTGCGGGAGATCCATGAAGCGATCAATCACAACGAAGCGGTGAAGCTGCTCTACACGAAGGCGCAGCAAACGGAGCCGGTGAGCGAGCGTGATATTTTGGATTTGCACGCGGTGGTGTTGAAGAACATCGATGATAATTGGGCGGGACGTTATCGGAACATGCGCGTGTTTGTGACGGGCAGTCCGTTGATACCGCCGAATCCGCAGAAAGTGCCGACGCTGATGGCGGAGTTCATCGAGTGGTTGGCAAAGGAAAAGGCGCATCCGGTGAAGCTGGCGGCAGATGCGCATTATCGATTAGCGAAGGTGCATCCCTTTGTGGATGGCAATGGGCGCACGGCGCGATTGCTGATGAACCTGATCCTTTTGAAGCATCAGTATCCGCTGTCGGTGATCCAATCGGAGCGGCGGGCGGAATATATCACGGCGATGGATGAAGGGGATCGTGGAAATTTTACACCGTTTTATCAGGTGATATTTCAAGCGGTAGAGCGTTCGCTGGATCTGTATCTGGGAACGGATGAATAG
- a CDS encoding menaquinone biosynthesis protein — MSDEIPKLRMASPREADELAHNIQREQRAVQQQRAYELEDSLAPFRVGSVPYLNAVPLTRGLEDQIVFEPPSKLAKMLKSGELDAALLSITEALLNDGYDILDSMGIASLGEVYSVVLVHKVPLEQVKEIFLDTASCTSVNLLKVLLAEKGWKPELKPLESYDAAKNHDAVLLIGNAAIEFRRANPEAEVWDLGTAWMELTNLPFVYAVWALQRGQENRKLRRLLREARDFGLDTMDHIISSNTLYDLDFRKDYLGWHIHYHMGSDEKRGIAKFIELLNKHGLGPTYPPKYVS, encoded by the coding sequence ATGAGTGACGAGATTCCAAAATTGCGCATGGCTTCGCCCAGAGAGGCGGATGAATTGGCGCATAATATCCAGCGTGAACAACGCGCGGTGCAACAGCAGCGTGCGTATGAGCTGGAAGATTCGCTCGCGCCATTCCGCGTGGGTTCGGTGCCATATCTGAACGCGGTGCCGCTGACGCGGGGATTGGAAGACCAGATTGTGTTTGAGCCGCCTTCGAAGCTCGCGAAAATGTTGAAGTCGGGTGAGCTGGACGCGGCGTTGCTCAGCATCACGGAAGCGTTGTTGAACGATGGCTACGACATTCTGGACAGTATGGGCATCGCCTCGCTGGGCGAGGTGTACAGCGTGGTGCTGGTGCACAAGGTGCCGCTGGAGCAGGTGAAGGAAATTTTCTTGGACACGGCTTCCTGCACGAGCGTGAACTTGCTGAAGGTGTTGCTCGCGGAGAAGGGCTGGAAGCCGGAGTTGAAGCCGCTCGAGAGCTACGATGCGGCGAAGAATCACGATGCGGTGTTGCTCATCGGCAATGCGGCGATCGAGTTTCGTCGTGCGAATCCTGAGGCTGAAGTGTGGGATCTCGGCACCGCTTGGATGGAGCTGACGAACCTGCCGTTTGTGTATGCGGTGTGGGCGCTGCAACGCGGGCAGGAGAATCGCAAGCTCCGCCGACTTTTGCGTGAAGCGCGTGATTTCGGGCTGGACACGATGGATCACATCATCAGCAGTAACACGCTTTACGATCTCGATTTCCGGAAGGATTACCTCGGCTGGCATATCCATTATCACATGGGCAGCGATGAGAAGCGCGGCATCGCGAAATTCATCGAGCTGCTGAACAAGCACGGGCTGGGGCCGACGTATCCGCCGAAGTATGTTTCATAG
- a CDS encoding UbiA-like polyprenyltransferase: protein MFSTIKKWAEFVKFSHTVFALPFAIASMALASRDTKGWPGWRVFGLVLLAMVGARTCAMAFNRIVDRKFDAENPRTAERHLPAGKISLASAWTLCALSGGLMVFAAYMLNPLCFYLSPVALFFVCFYSLTKRFTDFTHVWLGLALALAPIGAWIAVRGTVDFTPIREGFALPLMLAVIVLLWLIGFDIIYAIQDYEFDRKKGLHSLVVRWGPKNALQAATLAHVIMLVLLALFGFLASFRIAYFIGYLMIGISIVFEHWLARRRSINWVNNAFFRLNAVVSIVFMCVTVAEVTFVGFRYDR from the coding sequence ATGTTTTCGACGATCAAAAAATGGGCGGAGTTTGTGAAGTTCAGCCATACGGTGTTTGCGCTGCCGTTTGCCATCGCGTCGATGGCGCTGGCGTCGCGGGACACGAAGGGCTGGCCGGGATGGCGCGTTTTCGGCTTAGTCTTGCTAGCGATGGTAGGAGCGCGGACGTGTGCGATGGCGTTCAACCGCATCGTGGACCGGAAGTTCGATGCGGAGAATCCGCGCACGGCGGAGCGGCATCTGCCGGCGGGCAAGATATCGCTGGCGAGTGCGTGGACGCTGTGTGCGTTGAGCGGCGGGCTGATGGTCTTTGCGGCTTACATGCTGAATCCGCTGTGTTTCTATCTGTCACCGGTGGCGTTGTTCTTTGTGTGTTTTTATTCGCTGACGAAGCGGTTCACGGATTTCACGCATGTGTGGTTAGGCCTGGCGCTGGCTTTGGCGCCGATCGGTGCGTGGATCGCAGTGCGGGGGACGGTGGATTTCACGCCGATACGCGAAGGGTTCGCGCTGCCACTGATGCTGGCGGTCATCGTGTTGCTCTGGCTCATCGGGTTCGACATCATTTATGCGATCCAGGATTATGAGTTTGATCGCAAGAAGGGTCTGCACTCGCTAGTGGTGCGGTGGGGGCCGAAGAATGCGCTGCAAGCGGCGACGCTGGCGCATGTGATCATGTTGGTGCTGCTGGCGCTCTTCGGATTCCTGGCGAGTTTTCGTATCGCCTATTTCATCGGTTACCTGATGATAGGCATCAGCATCGTGTTCGAGCATTGGCTGGCACGGCGGCGCAGCATTAATTGGGTGAATAATGCTTTTTTCCGTTTGAACGCCGTGGTGAGCATCGTATTCATGTGTGTTACGGTGGCTGAAGTGACTTTTGTTGGTTTTCGTTACGACCGATGA
- a CDS encoding methyltransferase domain-containing protein encodes MSKLTLTPEQRQKLQAWLTEAGELYVDWYRPHSAGPSDHYFFDSVADLETHLAHEKWPELVVTIFRRLQFPIRGIADEALLARALQELPDHKELVIKNLAERYPSQCHCWAGSGNSHAELRNDFKDILGEHVGIGLDPEEIYEGIWDTRRAYWSAHEDIMILEKKRPPSLFERISNGFAQQPGVADPLIIEKLVMLLNLPPDSTILDICPSTDKYSLALADRAYEMIAVVGSHDFTSCETTPHKRVRIIHGEAGNLPLPTNSAAAAIIILASHRLHDYPAAFRDICRVIGRGPIIMLMFDHRHFEKYWLTDYFPDFGLPYSDTASLSQVIDEFKRLTQRNVTALDFPLPLDLLDKFGATRLTHPEDYLNPAILDSISDFAWKDEAKVAHGLKRLQDDLQSGQWDAKYGSLRTQPSYDVGYRFLVIN; translated from the coding sequence ATGAGCAAACTCACCCTGACTCCTGAACAACGCCAAAAACTCCAGGCATGGCTCACAGAAGCCGGTGAGCTTTACGTAGACTGGTATCGACCACACAGTGCTGGACCCAGCGATCACTACTTCTTCGATTCCGTCGCCGATCTCGAAACCCATCTCGCCCATGAAAAATGGCCGGAACTCGTCGTCACCATTTTCCGCCGCTTGCAGTTCCCCATCCGTGGCATCGCGGACGAAGCCTTGCTGGCCCGCGCTCTTCAAGAGCTTCCTGATCATAAAGAATTAGTCATAAAAAACTTGGCTGAACGCTACCCCTCACAATGCCATTGTTGGGCGGGCAGCGGCAATTCACACGCCGAACTCCGGAATGACTTCAAAGATATCCTCGGTGAACACGTCGGCATAGGCCTGGACCCGGAGGAGATTTATGAAGGCATTTGGGATACTAGACGCGCATATTGGTCGGCCCATGAGGACATCATGATCCTCGAAAAGAAGCGCCCCCCATCTCTCTTCGAAAGAATCAGCAATGGTTTCGCCCAACAACCCGGCGTTGCCGATCCGCTCATCATCGAAAAACTGGTGATGTTGCTAAACCTGCCTCCCGATTCCACCATTCTCGATATCTGCCCTAGCACGGATAAATACTCCCTCGCCCTTGCCGATCGCGCCTACGAAATGATCGCTGTCGTTGGTTCTCATGATTTCACTTCTTGTGAAACCACCCCTCACAAACGCGTTCGTATTATTCACGGCGAAGCTGGAAACCTCCCCCTTCCCACCAACTCTGCCGCCGCCGCGATCATCATTCTGGCCTCACACCGCCTGCACGATTACCCCGCAGCCTTCCGTGATATCTGCCGAGTCATAGGGCGGGGCCCCATCATTATGCTGATGTTCGACCACCGGCACTTCGAAAAATACTGGCTGACCGATTACTTTCCAGATTTCGGCCTCCCCTACAGCGACACTGCCAGCCTCTCGCAAGTCATTGATGAATTCAAACGCCTCACTCAACGAAACGTCACCGCTTTGGATTTTCCACTGCCGCTCGATCTCTTGGATAAATTCGGTGCCACCCGTCTAACTCACCCTGAGGACTATTTGAACCCCGCCATCCTCGACAGCATCTCCGACTTCGCGTGGAAGGATGAGGCAAAAGTCGCACACGGCCTGAAACGTCTGCAAGACGATCTCCAATCAGGTCAATGGGATGCCAAGTATGGCTCTCTCAGAACCCAGCCCAGCTACGATGTCGGCTACCGCTTCCTAGTCATCAACTGA
- the mqnE gene encoding aminofutalosine synthase MqnE: MSFVLKHSELRDIYEKVVAGTRITDEDALRLLESKDLNAVGAIADFARQRKVGNRASYIVNRYINYSNYCILSCQFCSFSKKKRDADGFELTVPQIVAKAKEAQSIGITELHIVGGLHPSLPFSYYTDMLHSLKALEPKLQLKCFTAIEILHLAWLAKKSVEETLRELKAAGLDSLTGGGAEIFRKEVRQQIAKGKESGEEYLDVHRTWHKLGGRSTCTMLFGHVESLPDRVDHLRQIRAVQDETHGFVGFIPLAYQPDGNRIPVDHPPTGFDSLRTIAVSRIYLDNFDHITAYWVGLGTKLAQVALNYGADDIHGTIVEEHIFHMAGAKSPQAQKEADMVKAIREVGRTPVQRNTFYEPIKVWDDAGVKKEEAMATA; this comes from the coding sequence ATGAGCTTTGTCTTAAAACATAGTGAGTTGCGCGACATCTACGAGAAGGTGGTCGCGGGGACGCGCATTACCGATGAGGACGCGCTGCGCCTGCTGGAGAGCAAGGATCTGAACGCGGTGGGCGCCATCGCGGATTTCGCGCGGCAACGCAAGGTGGGGAATCGCGCGAGCTACATCGTCAACCGCTACATCAACTATTCGAACTACTGCATCCTGAGCTGCCAGTTCTGCTCGTTCTCGAAGAAGAAGCGCGATGCGGATGGCTTTGAACTGACGGTGCCACAGATCGTCGCGAAGGCGAAGGAAGCGCAGAGCATCGGCATCACGGAACTGCATATCGTGGGCGGGCTGCATCCTTCGCTGCCGTTCAGTTATTACACGGATATGTTGCACTCGCTGAAGGCGCTGGAGCCGAAGTTGCAACTGAAGTGCTTCACGGCGATCGAGATCTTGCATCTCGCGTGGCTGGCGAAGAAGAGCGTGGAAGAGACGTTGCGCGAATTGAAGGCGGCGGGGTTGGATTCGTTGACGGGTGGTGGGGCGGAGATTTTCCGCAAGGAAGTGCGGCAGCAGATCGCGAAGGGTAAGGAATCCGGCGAGGAGTATCTAGATGTGCATCGCACCTGGCACAAGCTGGGCGGGCGCAGCACCTGCACGATGCTCTTTGGTCATGTGGAGTCGCTGCCAGATCGCGTGGATCATTTGCGACAAATCCGTGCCGTGCAGGATGAGACGCATGGGTTTGTGGGCTTCATCCCGCTGGCGTATCAGCCAGATGGGAATCGCATTCCGGTGGATCATCCGCCGACGGGATTTGATTCGCTGCGGACGATCGCGGTGAGTCGCATCTACTTGGATAACTTTGATCACATCACGGCGTATTGGGTAGGGCTCGGTACGAAGCTCGCGCAGGTGGCGTTGAACTACGGTGCGGATGATATTCACGGCACGATTGTGGAGGAGCATATCTTCCACATGGCGGGTGCGAAATCGCCGCAAGCACAGAAGGAAGCGGATATGGTGAAGGCCATCCGCGAGGTGGGCCGCACGCCGGTGCAGCGGAATACGTTCTACGAGCCGATCAAGGTGTGGGATGACGCGGGTGTGAAAAAAGAGGAGGCGATGGCGACGGCATGA
- a CDS encoding CofH family radical SAM protein produces the protein MFHSMIYDATLDELLQKVWDGGRIDAVEARRLYALPLEELGALADRRKQLARAKAHGGKGNDIVTYIVDRNVNYTNVCNVYCKFCAFWRSEKDADSYVITLDEMDRKIEETIALGGNQILMQGGHHPKLTKQWYLDLLSHIRAKYPGFNVHGFSPSEFIAFQEFFKEPVEQLLKDFTAAGLGSLPGGGGEILVDRVRNRIAPLKANTGEWMGVMDKAHALGLATSVTMMFGHVETVDERIEHLEVVRSQQEKSLLRLGARGTPIEQAVWFADQVEQGKLNGGAFTAFICWTFQPENAVLKAPTVGSHEYLRMQALARIYLDNIPSIQSSWVTQGQEIGQIALKYGANDLGSIMIEENVVSAAGTTFRMGVADMQRLIKDLGYEPKQRDNWYRLVEPKVETNVLPDSSRQ, from the coding sequence ATGTTTCATAGCATGATCTACGACGCGACATTGGATGAGTTGTTGCAGAAGGTGTGGGATGGCGGGCGCATCGATGCCGTCGAAGCGCGCCGTCTGTATGCGTTGCCGCTGGAGGAACTCGGTGCGCTGGCGGATCGACGCAAGCAACTGGCGCGTGCGAAGGCGCATGGTGGCAAGGGTAACGACATCGTGACCTACATCGTGGATCGCAACGTGAACTATACGAATGTCTGCAATGTGTATTGTAAGTTCTGCGCGTTCTGGCGGTCGGAGAAGGATGCGGATTCGTATGTCATCACGCTGGATGAGATGGATCGTAAGATCGAGGAGACCATCGCGCTCGGGGGGAATCAAATCCTCATGCAGGGCGGGCATCATCCGAAGCTCACGAAGCAATGGTATCTCGATCTGCTCTCACATATCCGCGCGAAGTATCCGGGCTTCAACGTGCATGGATTCAGTCCGAGCGAATTCATTGCGTTTCAAGAGTTTTTCAAAGAACCCGTCGAGCAATTGCTGAAAGATTTCACGGCGGCGGGGCTCGGCAGCTTGCCGGGTGGCGGTGGTGAAATCCTCGTGGATCGCGTGCGGAATCGCATCGCACCGTTGAAGGCGAACACGGGTGAGTGGATGGGCGTGATGGATAAGGCGCACGCGCTGGGCCTCGCGACTTCGGTCACGATGATGTTCGGTCATGTGGAGACGGTGGATGAACGCATCGAGCATCTCGAGGTCGTGCGCAGCCAGCAGGAGAAGTCTTTGTTGCGCTTGGGTGCACGGGGCACGCCGATCGAGCAAGCCGTGTGGTTCGCGGATCAAGTGGAGCAGGGGAAGCTAAACGGTGGCGCGTTCACGGCGTTCATCTGCTGGACGTTCCAGCCGGAGAACGCGGTGTTGAAGGCGCCGACGGTCGGCTCGCATGAGTATTTGCGCATGCAGGCGCTGGCGCGGATTTACTTGGATAACATTCCGAGCATCCAGAGTTCCTGGGTCACGCAGGGGCAGGAGATCGGGCAGATCGCGCTGAAGTATGGTGCGAATGATCTCGGCAGCATCATGATTGAGGAGAACGTGGTGAGCGCGGCGGGGACGACGTTCCGCATGGGCGTGGCGGATATGCAGCGGCTGATCAAGGATTTGGGGTATGAGCCGAAGCAGAGAGATAATTGGTATCGATTGGTGGAGCCGAAGGTGGAAACCAATGTGCTGCCGGATTCCAGCCGGCAGTAA
- a CDS encoding UbiX family flavin prenyltransferase, whose protein sequence is MRLLIAITGASGSMYAQRLLDNIDCRVHEVHVMLSQYAPQVIAEELGEGLKLPEGVLQHSHKSMNVPFASGSNPPDAMVIIPCSMGTLGRVAHGVSSDSLLRCADVMLKERKKLILVPRETPMSLIHVKNFELLLLAGAMILPANPSYYTCPQTVEQVVDTVVARVMDHLGLPQKLVARWKEEEE, encoded by the coding sequence ATGAGACTTTTGATTGCCATAACGGGTGCGAGCGGGTCGATGTATGCCCAGCGGTTGCTGGATAACATCGATTGTCGCGTCCATGAGGTGCATGTGATGTTGAGCCAGTATGCGCCGCAGGTGATCGCGGAGGAGCTGGGCGAAGGGCTGAAGCTGCCGGAGGGGGTGCTGCAGCATAGTCATAAGTCCATGAATGTGCCGTTCGCGAGCGGGTCGAATCCACCGGATGCGATGGTGATCATCCCGTGTAGCATGGGCACGTTGGGGCGGGTAGCGCATGGGGTGAGTTCGGATTCGCTGCTGCGGTGTGCGGATGTGATGCTGAAGGAGCGGAAGAAGCTCATCCTGGTGCCGCGTGAGACGCCGATGAGTCTGATCCATGTGAAGAATTTTGAACTGCTGTTGCTGGCGGGGGCGATGATCCTTCCGGCGAATCCGTCTTACTATACGTGTCCACAAACGGTGGAGCAGGTGGTGGATACGGTGGTGGCGAGGGTGATGGATCATTTGGGGTTGCCGCAGAAGCTGGTGGCTAGGTGGAAGGAAGAGGAAGAATGA
- a CDS encoding DUF6036 family nucleotidyltransferase codes for MLNELDIVRDVSIRLERGGIAFMLTGSMAMNYYAQPRMTRDIDVVVALAPGDVEGIIKAFSSDYYVSRDAVMSSIQNHSMFNLIHLESVIKVDCIVRKDIAYRQMEFGRRQRIQIEDFFTWIVSKEDLIISKLFWAKDSHSEQQLRDVKNLVDTGFDAAYIQHWTQELGVASLWEQCKP; via the coding sequence ATGCTCAACGAACTTGATATTGTACGCGATGTTTCCATCCGCCTTGAGCGGGGAGGCATCGCTTTCATGCTTACGGGTTCGATGGCGATGAACTACTACGCCCAGCCGCGCATGACTCGTGATATCGATGTCGTGGTGGCGCTCGCTCCGGGGGATGTAGAGGGTATCATCAAGGCCTTCTCGTCGGACTATTATGTCTCGCGGGATGCTGTGATGAGTTCCATCCAGAATCATTCCATGTTCAATCTGATCCATCTGGAAAGCGTCATCAAGGTGGACTGTATTGTTCGCAAGGATATCGCTTACCGGCAGATGGAGTTTGGCCGCCGTCAGCGCATCCAGATCGAAGATTTTTTCACATGGATCGTGAGCAAGGAAGACCTCATCATCTCCAAATTATTTTGGGCCAAGGATTCTCATTCTGAGCAGCAGTTGCGAGATGTGAAGAATCTCGTGGATACAGGCTTTGATGCGGCCTATATCCAGCACTGGACGCAAGAGTTGGGAGTGGCTAGCTTATGGGAGCAATGCAAACCATGA